In one Cottoperca gobio chromosome 12, fCotGob3.1, whole genome shotgun sequence genomic region, the following are encoded:
- the ddx54 gene encoding ATP-dependent RNA helicase DDX54 codes for MAQRKNRPMMKRRYKGNRHQEADSDFELAAEVKDDDSPSRKLMRFPTTSDCLSDVEPDTRQLVRAQNKKKKKSGGFQSMGLSYPVYKGVMRKGYKVPTPIQRKTVPVILDGKDIVAMARTGSGKTAAFLVPMFEKLKAPSTTGARALILTPTRELALQTMKFTKELGKFTGLKTALILGGDRMDDQFAALHENPDIIIGTPGRLMHVIMEMNLKLQGVEYVVFDEADRLFEMGFADQLQEIIRRLPDNRQTLLFSATLPKLLVEFARAGLTEPVLIRLDVDSKLSDQIKLSFFHLRMDDKQALLLHLLRNVVKPQEQTVVFVATKHHVEYVKELLTLEGVECAYIYSALDQTARKINIGKFVHRKAMVLIVTDVAARGIDIPMLDNVINYNFPSKPKLFLHRVGRVGRAGRSGIAYSMICPDEMPFVYDLHLFLGRPVQFATPQHAPGVEGVFGRVPQSILDDESAHLFTAHENSQDLENLHHVSENAYKQYLKSRPSPSPESFRRVKNTDLSIMAVHPLLGLGLEKMELERLQIVDAIKVYKSKATIFEINSNSKTQAGGVMRAKRSKDKRLVDKFSKQRDNLAAESRLHQPVNPTTTTADEDITHASDEEEDDIKGVFSVVVGGKKRSLQEAIQDGEEPQRDKRSRQTGKDEEFYIPYRPKDFNSERGLSLGGEGSAFDQQASSAVLDLMGDDAAKLNQSKTIMKWDRKKKRFVRDAGREDHKKKIRTDGGQVIENKKNRKNFYEEWKKKYKVDDGGCGSDDEGGGARGRRPGGRGGRGGGGGGGGRGGRGGRGGRGGSLPGRGRGRGRGRGRGRGSSSNPNYQSPGGLQQSPGGHRVRSELKTTDQILKQRKKDQKHQFLQGGGMRNLRTKNKPWLGEVKKSGFGRGGPKKGKMKKRL; via the exons ATGGCGCAGCGAAAGAATAGAccgatgatgaagaggagataTAAAGGCAACAGACACCAGGAGGCTGACTCCGACTTTGAGCTGGCTGCAGAAGTTAAAGACGATGATTCT CCATCAAGGAAACTCATGCGGTTCCCGACCACATCAGACTGCCTGTCAGATGTGGAGCCAGACACCAGACAGCTGGTCAGAGCTcagaacaagaagaaaaagaagtctGGAGGCTTTCAGTCCATGG GTCTCAGTTACCCCGTATATAAAGGTGTCATGAGGAAGGGTTACAAAGTCCCTACTCCGATCCAAAGAAAG ACTGTCCCAGTGATTTTGGATGGCAAGGATATAGTAGCCATGGCTAGGACTGGCAGCGGTAAGACGGCTGCCTTCCTGGTGCCCATGTTTGAGAAGTTAAAAGCCCCTTCAACCACAGGAGCCAGAGCCCTCATCCTGACCCCCACCAGAGAGTTGGCCCTGCAGACCATGAAGTTCACAAAAGAG TTGGGGAAATTCACCGGCCTCAAGACGGCCTTGATCCTTGGTGGAGACAG AATGGATGATCAGTTTGCCGCTCTTCATGAAAACCCCGACAt AATCATCGGTACCCCGGGTCGCCTCATGCACGTTATCATGGAGATGAACCTGAAGCTGCAGGGTGTCGAGTACGTGGTGTTTGATGAGGCTGACAG gtTGTTTGAAATGGGTTTTGCTGATCAGCTTCAGGAGATCATCCGGAGGCTtccagacaacagacagactcTGCTGTTCTCTGCCACACTGCCCAAACTGCTGGTGGAGTTTGCCAGAGCTG GGCTGACTGAACCAGTTCTGATTCGTTTGGATGTGGATTCTAAACTCAGTGACCAGATTAAG TTGTCATTTTTCCATCTGCGTATGGATGACAAGCAGGCACTGCTGCTCCACCTGCTGAGGAACGTAGTGAAGCCTCAGGAGCAGACGGTGGTCTTTGTAGCCACCAAACACCATGTGGAGTACGTCAAAGAG CTGCTGACTTTAGAAGGTGTGGAGTGCGCCTACATCTACAGCGCCCTCGATCAGACTGCCAGAAAGATCAACATAGGGAAGTTTGTGCACCGGAAAGCCATGGTGCTAATTGTGACTGATGTTGCTGCTCGTGGTATAGACATTCCCATGCTGGACAATGTCATCAACTACAACTTCCCCTCCAAGCCCAAGCTCTTCTTGCACAGAGTTG GCCGTGTGGGACGTGCTGGACGCAGTGGCATAGCCTACAGCATGATTTGTCCAGATGAGATGCCTTTTGTCTACGACCTTCACCTCTTCCTCGGAAGGCCTGTTCAGTTTGCCACACCTCAACACGCACCAG gtGTAGAGGGTGTGTTCGGCAGGGTCCCTCAGAGTATCCTGGACGACGAAAGTGCTCATCTGTTCACTGCTCACGAAAACTCCCAGGACCTGGAAAACCTGCACCATGTCTCGGAGAACGCCTACAAGCAGTATCTTAAGTCTCGACCAAGCCCCTCACCTGAGTCCTTCAGACGGGTCAAAAACACAGATCTGTCTATCATGGCTGTCCATCCATTACTAG GGTTAGGTTTAGAGAAAATGGAACTGGAGCGCCTTCAAATAGTTGATGCCATCAAAGTCTACAAATCCAAAGCG ACTATCTTCGAAATCAACTCTAACAGTAAGACACAGGCTGGCGGGGTGATGCGAGCCAAACGCTCCAAGGACAAACGTCTGGTGGACAAATTCAGCAAACAGAGAGACAACCTGGCTGCAGAAAGCCGGCTGCATCAACCCGTCAACCCCACAACCACCACTGCAGACGAGGATATCACACACGCCTCAGACGAAGAAGAGGACGATATAAAG GGGGTGTTCTCTGTTGTCGTAGGTGGAAAAAAGAGAAGCCTGCAAGAAGCCATTCAAGATGGGGAAGAACCGCAAAGGGACAAAAGaagcagacagacgggcaaagACGAGGAGTTTTACATCCCCTACAGACCCAAAGACTTTAACTCTGAGAGAGG GTTAAGTCTCGGCGGAGAAGGCAGTGCCTTTGATCAGCAGGCCTCCTCAGCTGTCCTGGACCTCATGGGAGATGATGCAGCCAAGTTAAACCAGAGCAAGACCATAATGAAATG GGACCGTAAGAAGAAGCGCTTCGTGAGAGATGCGGGAAGGGAGGACCATAAGAAGAAGATCAGAACAGATGGTGGACAGGTCATCGAAAACAAGAAGAACAGGAAGAACTT CTACGAGGAGTGGAAGAAAAAGTACAAGGTTGATGACGGAGGATGTGGATCCGATgacgaaggaggaggagcacGAGGCAGGAGgccaggaggaagaggaggaagaggaggagggggaggaggaggaggaagagggggaagaggaggaagaggaggaagagggggaa GTCTCCCAGGTCGTGGTCGTGGTCGTGGTCGGGGCCGTGGCCGCGGGCGTGGCAGTAGCAGTAATCCTAACTACCAGAGCCCTGGAGGGCTGCAGCAGTCACCCGGTGGCCACAGAGTGCGCTCAGAGCTGAAGACGACCGATCAGATCCTGAAGCAGCGCAAGAAAGACCAGAAGCACCAGTTCTTGCAGGGTGGCGGCATGAGAAATCTCCGTACCAAGAACAAACCGTGGCTCGGAGAAGTTAAGAAGTCAGGTTTTGGACGCGGTGGTCCAAAGAAGGGTAAAATGAAGAAGAGACTGTAA